From Channa argus isolate prfri chromosome 18, Channa argus male v1.0, whole genome shotgun sequence, the proteins below share one genomic window:
- the LOC137104149 gene encoding transmembrane protein 250 yields the protein MPVIPIPRRVRSFHGPHTTCMHSACGSTHTSKLVRTKYNNFDLYLRSRCMYSFLRFLLYFGCSLLTSLLWVALSALFFLQYISVRVLLRLQYKLSVILLLLGHRRLDFGVLNDLIIYSMQITMFLVGGLGWCFMVFVDM from the coding sequence ATGCCTGTGATCCCTATTCCACGGCGGGTGCGCAGCTTCCATGGCCCCCACACCACCTGCATGCACTCGGCCTGTGGGTCGACGCACACTTCAAAGCTAGTGCGCACAAAGTACAATAACTTTGACCTCTACCTGCGGTCACGCTGCATGTACAGCTTCCTCCGTTTCCTCCTGTACTTTGGGTGCAGTCTGCTGACCTCTCTGCTCTGGGTGGCGCTCTCTGCTCTCTTCTTCCTGCAATACATCAGCGTGCGCGTGCTCCTGCGGCTGCAGTACAAGCTGTCCGTCATTCTGCTTTTGTTAGGGCACCGCCGCCTGGACTTTGGGGTGCTCAATGACCTGATCATCTACAGCATGCAGATCACCATGTTCTTGGTGGGGGGGCTTGGCTGGTGCTTTATGGTGTTCGTGGACATGTAG